ccacttgcagttgctgatactgaacccgtctgataaagaccagcaccgaataggctacggcgagtggtttcatcagcagcatttcCCGCAGGGAGGATAGTGCTCGTTGTTGCTGCAGCGGTTGTAACGCCAGTTGCATCAGTTCCTGCAGCGTTGAGTGGAGTCTGAATGACATATGTGGTGtcaatgggggtgttgttatcgtttgtcatttttctgtagagaaaacatgaaaaaacggattagtactctattcaacaaataacatattattttaaagaaaataatagtctaaaatcgatgttcatttttggtatttgaaccaaatcatatcgatataagtCTGGAAAAACCGTTTTGCAAACTCGCTTAAAAGCGTTCGCAGAAATCATTtttatagacttagaatgtttcacaaactcgcTTAAGAAAACGGTTACTGAAACAATTCATGTATATAACGTTTGAAGAATGTATCAACGTTTTGCGAAAATCCTAGAAAGCAATCCACAAAGCGTAATGAAATAAAccagaaacgtttcgcggaagtgctctaaggcaaatcgcaaacacattaggcagaaacgtttcgcggataagcgtatagcaaatcgcaaacatcgttgtgagataagaacaaaacgtttcgcggaaatgctagaaagcaaatcgcaaacacggttCCAAAACCCGTTTCTATTAATCGTTTATCAACCCGATTAAAGCTTTAAACATAAAGCGATtttgagttaagattgtagaagccggaaaaccagactgacataaacgatagaataaaagcgatgttaaggaaataaacgaatgtaaaaaacgaatacaagaacgataagaaatcgtattcgcaaagagacatggaatcgagatatgatctctttccttaactcaaaatattcgctccgttagtgagacgggactgtacgaatatagagtcccatGATACAAtaaatggcaaaacgttgagcttaacttggtccaaaaagaatagttttattgggccggaggccctccaccaagacccaagacccaagatcCAAGCCGAcgccgagccggccggacggcggcggcggcgcgcgcgtgggaGCTCTCCTCTCTCCAAGCTGTTTAAGCTTTCATGGTaagtgaacatatatatattgctcAACTTCTCTTCCTCTAAGCGATGTGGGACAAGTCCCTTTACATCATAAATAATGATTCTTTGGGCTGTTAAATTCACAGGCCCAAGTCATTTGTTTTTCACACATTTCATTAAAATGGCTATTAATGGATCCAACATTGTCGAGGAAGAAAGTAAAGAAACTGATGAGAAAATGGTAGAATAACTTGAGAGGCGGTGTGACGAAATGTTTTGATATGATGATCGTGGCAGTAAAGGTGATATAATTTTTGACATTAAGGTGTACAAGAGTTCCAGTCACTGACGTGTCTTAAGTTCATCAAGGATGATGTTAGTCTTTTGGAAGGAAAGAAACAAAATGTTTAACCCGTTCTTATCTTTTTTGGATCTTTTGTTATTTTAGTGTCATCAGTTAAGTCAAGTAGTGGGTTGAGTGAAGTTGTTTCCATTTTCAATGGTTACGTATAATAACCATTTTTATAAGATAAGGTTGCTTTTAACAATGTCAAACAAAATGACAAAACTAAAATACCATATTGTAATCATTTATTTGACAAAAAAGATAAACTTATCTTATCAAATATCAAACAAGAAAATTTGCCACTTGTAGGTTGTAACCGTAGTGAATCATGATCTTCTAGATTTGGAGATAAAAACAAGATAAACGAAATATCATTTTGTGTGATCGTGATATTATTCACCTATCAAAATCATTTTTCCCAAGTGCTATATGGACATGAACTATTCGTCATATCTATCGTTGATAGAGGCTAATCACTGTGGGTTCTCTCAGTCATTGGATTTCATCACATCGTTAATCAACTGCATTTTGATTGTAGTAATTCGATCGAGACACATTTCAgttccaaaatttttttttttgagacgCAACAAAAAGGAAATGCATGCAAAATGTAAAAGTTTTGGTGTATGTTAATAAAACGTTTTGTATTTTATCAACACCATTATATGAGGTGCCATAATATAATATTGACATGACAACAAAATCCAAAGAATGTAAGAAGTTGAAGCTTCATTTCTTGTATGATTTTGGCGCGCCAATGGTATTCGATATAGTTAGGATACAATGGTAATTAAGGATGGTTTCGTAATTCTGGGTGCATCTACGTAATCCATCCAAGAGTTAATTGTTTGAACGAAAGAATGAGACAAAAGCAGTTCATTCACTTGGGCAGGAAATTGTTTAGTCTGCTTTAATATTGtcattcatgttttttttagttCTAAAAATAATATGCAGGAGAAcagttttctattattttttttctgcatAAAAACAGGACATCTGCCAGACAGTTTGATCCACCCCATTTTTAATGCGGTTCAGTTGTTCCACTTTCCATTTAACCAATAgataattttttctaaaataaattaattctgaaaatatttaattattgtctataaatataattactTATTATTTCTATACatcaacaaaaaagaaaaagcctCATGTTGATTATGTTAACTAATCTTACactttatttaaaaatcattttttatatttatagttgactaaatttgtaatttaaaaaaaaaatactctcaTTTATCTTATTTAGGTATACTTGATTTCTTTAACtttcaatttaatatatatatatatatatatatatatatatatatatatatatatatatatatatatatatgaatataaattaGCAAAGAGGGTTTTTCTAGAAAAGTGATAATGTGGGTTAGTTaaatatctattattatatttacaatgtGTGTTTAATTATAATGTCTATTATGcaaaatatagtaatataatttaaatatgtaggttagttaaaatgattttatttatatattgatttcAAAATTGCGGTCATATGGTTTCAGTGAAGATTTATTGTTGTGTACgtattattatatttctatgtattttgttatattttattataatttttattatttaaacaataatttgttttatttgaacTATTTTTATCATTCAAAGTTATAATAGTTGTTTGATCTGTTTTCATAATCCGCTTGATCTGCACCGGTTGAAGTGGTTTTACCATTCGGAACCTAAATATCTCTAGACTCACCGGCTCCCGCCACCTTCTCCACGTGTCACTAAGAGAGCAGTTAACCTCGTGGGCCTTCACATGCAAACCCTCCACAGTCCACACGTACCTGATTCCTCCCCCACATTGTGGTCATCGTATCGGACGGTTGAAAAATATCCAACCTTTAAGTCCATCGTACGGAATAGATGACGTGGCGAGATATTAGCGCGagatcgtgaagttaaaaaGTCTAAAGATAAACACAAGTCAGATGATTAACGAATCTATATAGAGCAAGAGATGATTTAATCGGGAGttcaaagagaagaaaaaagctGAATCTTCGTGATGACATCTCTTTTAATGAGAGCCGGTTCGATGCCGGTTCAAACCGGGTTTATCCCGTCGCGGAAGGCGTCGACGACAATCTCCCGGCACAACTCCGTCGAATCATTACCCAGCCACGGCGGCGAGAGATTCTCTGGCGGAAAGATCTCAATCGACGTCAAGGCTACGTCCGGGTTGCGGAGGGTGTTATCGGAGAGCGATGTGATTAGAAACGAGAGAATGTTGAAGAGCGTCGTATCGAAGCCTTCTCCGGCGAATATTCCTGAGGAGGAGGATGAAATTAGGTTTTCAGACGGCTGGGGATCGCTGATCTGGAAGGAGAGCGGCATTCCCGCGGAGGAGCAAGGAGTTGCCGGTGGCGGTGGATCTGGTTACAGCGGCGGTAAAGGAAACGGAGGAGACGGTTACGACGGTAGGAGCAAGATCGGTGATTACTATCGAGAGATGTTGAAATCGAACCCCAATAATTCGCTTCTTTTGATGAACTACGGCAAGTTCTTGTATGAGGTAACGTGTGGATCAAGAAACtgccagagagagagaggttctTGGTTTCAAAGTTTTGATGTTTGTTGTGGATCGTGTAGGTGGAGAAAGATGCAGAGAGAGCAGAGGAATACTACGGGAGAGCGATACTTGAGAGTCCAGGTGATGGTGAAGCATTGTCAATGTATGGGAAGCTGATATGGGAGACGAAGAGAGATGAGAAGAGAGCTCGTGGTTACTTTGATCAAGCTGTTAATGCTTCTCCTGGTGATTGGTATGCTATATATGATTATTGATCACATTGGCAATCCCCAATTCAAAATGTGAAGGTTTGTGTTTGTTTGCGACTTTTGTAGTATGGTTATGGGATCATACGCACATTTCATGTGGGAAGCagaggatgaggatgatgaagaagacttGATGGTTGCATCACCAGCTATGGTTTCTGCGGTTTAGCAAAGCCAAAAGACTTAACACGAAGAAGAGTAATGGAGACTGTGACTGGACTATATGTATCAACCATCTTCAACGTATTTTGACTATTTTCTAactgtttttgttttacttGCCTGAAGAgcaataaacatatatatagataatatatgtgacaaaaaaatgaatgtaattattatatttaatagatAATAAAAATTGCTTCTGTTAAAGCTTTTGTATAAATTAAGAATTTTGTATTAAAAGGTTTGATCTTTTGATATATGGCAGAGAAATAAGTCGATTCTTCCATCAGAAATTTTGAAACCGAAGTGGAGATCATTCGTTGATTGTAGGAGTAAAAAAGAAGTCTCTCTGGTTATCACAATCAAAAGTAACTAAGAGAAACAAACTAAAAAGATGAAATGAAACCTACTTAACATCCCTGTTTatctaaaaccaaaattaaattgaagaGAAgtaggaggaggaagaagaagacgagagAGTAAAGAAAGCTCAATCTACTTTATGGATAATTCTGATGGAGAGATGTGTAAAACGAACAGAGAAGCAAACCCGGCCAGCACCAGCCATGAACCATCATCTGCCTATTGAGGATTGTGGCCAGGCCAGAGGTGGTGATGGTACATCTGTTGCTGCATAGGTGGCATTTGGTGAAGTTGTTGCggtgtagagtttccaaatagTCCAtgatgattgttgttgttgttgttattaccACGGTGCAATGGAGAGTTACTTTCGTTTTCCTCTGATGACTCGCTTGAATGTTGCTGTCCCTGAGACCGGGGGCTTCCTtgtcctcctccaccaccaacACCACCAAAGGTCAACATATTGGCTGGTGCTGAAGCTGGCTCGGGAGTATTCTGAACACGTCCTGCactttgtttctgtttcttcCCATCTGCTACAAAGCTTCCAACAACAACCTACAAACACCATCAACTTCAATATCTTGAAGATTCAGTGAATCAAATTGAGTATATAAAGGTGTGAGAATTAGAGTGACCTGGACTTGTGATCCAGCTACTAGCATTCCAGCAACACAACCCCCCACAACCTGACCATCTGGTCTAGCCAGAGATACGCTCAAGCTACCAGTTTTGGTCACCGTACCATTACTCTCAGTATTCAAGAAAGAACCTGACATGGAAATGATCTCATATGGACCCtgcaaataacaaaaacagcTCAATGCAAGATCACACAGATGAAACTCCAGTTCTCAAATCAGACCAACAAGTAAGTAGTGAACAAGGGCATACCTCAAACTTAACAGCTCCATTAGGATTGTTAGCTTGACGAAGCATCACAGTAGAAACGGCTCCTGTAGCTGAGAGAATACAGATAGCGCGTGGCCCCTGTTGCGTGAACGCCACTACCTTCATAGCTATGTCCTGACATAAGTTGAACCAAAAGGAACACACATCAAAATTAATCAAGATCAAAGAGTTACTACACACGACACATTACCTCTCCAGTTTTGACCTCAATGACATGAGGTGTAAACCCAACTCCACCTGTTCCTCCTGTTCAGACAAAACACAGAAACCTAAGTAATCGAGAATTGTAGACAGTGAAAATATTTTAGATCGAGTTTCAGACAGTACCTAAAGCGTCGAGCTGCTTCTTACCGGAGCCAGGAGGACGACCTCTGTTCCGTTTAGCAGGCGGATCGGAAGAGTTCGCATTACCCCCTCCGCCGctatctccaccaccaccaccaccaccctcCGCTCCACCGCCGTAGGAATTAGAAGCAGGCGATGTCGGAGCCAAAGCAAGACCAATGTTACCATCGGCAGCATACTTCCTCGGCCTTCCCCTCTTCTTCTTCGCCTGTGGCTCGATCCCGAATCGCATCGGCTGCTGCTGCTGGGCCGCGACGGAGGAAGGCGATCCCTCGAATCCGAGAGATTCAAGGGTCTTCTGATCCATCTGATGCTGCGGCTGGGGTTGGTGATGCTGATGAGGATGcagttgttgttgctgttgctGTTGCTGATGATGTTGGGGCTGATGCGGTGCGAGAGAGCCGAAAGGTAAGCGGTGGTGAATCGCCTGAGATGTGGAAGTGGGACCCATCAACGCCGCGGCGGCGGCGGCGTTAGGGTTTCGATTGTAGGAGCCCATTAGGAACCCAGGAGGTGGTTGAAGCTGCTGCTGCGGATGCTgatgctgttgttgttgttgttgctgttggtGGAGTTCTCTTGAATCCATCGAAGAAGGGTTAGAGAAAGTAAAGGAAGAAACTTTCTCTTATGGTTAAATTTAGGGTAATAATTTTCTCGTGAGAcccagttttttcttttttctgtttCGCGAATTCCGAGATAATAGACGAGAAAGTGGAGGTTTTTGAGTTTTAGGCGAAAGCGTGTGAGctagctaacaccagagagagacgatctatgtattttttttttctttttttgttcatgtgattataattaaattcaataaaaaaatctttggTTTGGAGGCTTCACTCTTcagaggattttttttttttataaaaagaaaatttattctTAATTTTAATGAAATGAATCTAAACATATAACTTAGGATTTAGTTTGCTAATGCACAAGAATGTTTCcaatgtatttttcaaattttccaaTAGAAATGGAGAATTATATAATGAAATTGAGTTTCACTTCAGCTTtattttttctaagtttttaGAGGGAAAATTGAATATAACTAAAAACATGgagtatttttatttcatttctaGAATAATCTCATTTTTACCCTATTATATCTAACACTACTAAAAGCCCGATATCATGGCATTCTAAGGTGTCCACGTAGGACAGTTAATTAGAGCCAATCCCACAGCTTGGTTACTCCACGTCACCATCGTATTTGTGTATTTTCATTAGAGAAATACGATGTGTTTGGGTCATACAAACCAATCCGAGTTAGTGggctttttaaaatattttaagcccAGTCCATCACCAACAACTCTCCAAAGTCGTATCGTTTCTTTCCTCTCCGCCGACTGtcgtatcttcttcttctcttgccTTTCCCCTTCCACCTCTTTCGTTACTCTTCTCCAGATCCTTCAGATCCGTTTCACCACTATCTGATCTAATCAATCCTCTTACTGAACTTAATCAATGGATTCCTTTCACCTTCCTCTTCGTTTCTCTATTTATAAATCTCTTTTCATAGTTTATATTTCCATTAAAATCCATAAGATTCTCTCAAGTAACTATCTCGATGGAATCCAAAGGCAACTCTACAGTCTCCAGCGATCAGAAGACCAACGAGAAGACGTTCGCTTCCTCCGCGACTATGAAGCCACACGGGAAGTCTACTGCTGCCTCGGCGATTGCGGCGAAACCTAACGGCAAGAGTGATAAGAAGACCAACGAGAAGACGTTTGCTTCCTTCGCGTCTATGAAGCCACACGGGAAGTTTACTGCTGCCTCGGCGATTGCGGCGAAACCTAACGGCAAGAGTGATGTTCCATCTGACATTCCGAAGAAGCAAAAATCTGATGTTGCTCTCTCCTCCGCGCATGGCGACCGATagatgttcttcagagatgtTTCATTCAGCCCACACGAAGCGGAGCTGAGGTTTCGTCTGATTCACTTTTGGGAGGCTCGAAATCTAAACACGAAAGAACTCATCGGACAGGAGATGCTTCTTATTGACGAAGAGGTTCTTCTAAAAATTGTTCTTTGTTAATTTCTACTGTTTTAAAATTGGTTGATTGAGATGGTATTTCTGATAATGTCAATTCCAAATGATTTATAGGGAACTGTCATCCAAGGTTTTATTACAGCAGGACGGGTTGGGATGTATAAGCTGACATCAGGTTCTGTTTATAAACTGAGTAACTTCTTCGGATCCAGAAGCAAAGTCCAGTTTCGGGTTGCTGATCATAGGGCCACCATTTCGTTCTCTTGGAACTCTGATTTGAAAGTTCTCGAGAACCATCCGGTCCCAATTCTCGAAGACAGGTTCAGGTTCCATAGGTACGAGGAGTTTCATGCCAACTGCGACCGCAGAGTTGATCTTTATGGTAAGCTTTGCTGACTTCTTTTTGGTGTTTATACTTAGATCTTTAGGTTATAATTAATCACCTCCAGTAACTACTATTTCAATGCGTTTTgttacatatttatgttttggttagaATAATTAATCACCTCCAGTAACTACTATTTCAATGAGTTTTtcttacatatttatagtagaTATGTGATTTGTGAACAAATGATGAGTTCCTTTTATACCCGTTTGAAATGATATTAGTTGTATAAGTCTGATATCTGGGAcctttatatattctatttcaGATTATGTTGGCCACATGAAACTGGTGAATGGGCAGACTATCACTGACCACACTGCTCTTGATGAAGTTGACATAGCAGAGAAGCGGCATCTGTGTGTTCATGTACAAACACATGAGtaagtttgtttatttttttttagacgCAATCTCTGTGTGCTATTTTTAACAAATGGTTTTTATCCTTACACAGCGGACCAGTGATGAAGCTCTATCTATGGGACAATGCTGCATCCGAGTTCTGCCAGAAGTTCATATCATATGGACGGACTCCAACCGTTCTTTTGGTCACCAcagtaaaccctaaacatcTTGGAGGTTATCATTTtacttaaaatatttcaatacaATATGTGATAATATCAATGAAATAATCGTTGCAAGTCTATAGCTTTcttcctttaattttttttgttggtaatcAATTTATTTGTTATGATCAGGAACCCTTGCTCTTGCTTCTATGGCATCATCTAGAGTGTTTATGGATACTGATGTCCAGCCTACCAAGGATTATCTTGCATGATAGGCATTTCTGTAGTCAGATCATTTTTCATACAGCTTCTGCTTTGTCATTTCATGTGACTTTCTAACATATTTTTGTGTTCCTCAATTTCCTCAGGCTGAGCTATAACTTGGACATTGCTAATAAGATTACGGCAGAGGTTGTCACTAAGCCTGAGCCAGTAACACTAGAGGAACTATACTCTTACATCAAGCAGGAGACTACTAAGGTTCAAAGTTGATCTGTTTTATCATTCATTATGACATGCTTGGGTATTTATGAAGTTTATTTTTCTCAATTTTGCAGGTTGCTTGGTTTGAGTGCACAACAACTATAGATGATATTGTCCAGAGTTCTTCTTGGTATTATATTTCTTGTGGTGGGTGTAATAGTAAGGCAATCAAAGGGCCTACTTCACTGATTTGCAACAATAAGAAGTGTGTGAAAAGGGAGGTCACAGGCGTTCCTCAGTAAGTATTTTAGACAATGTTTTATCTACTTTTTGTAAGAAATAATAACTAATCATCTTTCATTGCAGATATCTCACGAAGATTGATGTTTATGACAAGAGTGAACAAGCAGTTTTTGCCATTCTTGGTGATGTTGGTAAAGAGTTGACTGGGAAGCATGCATCCGAATTGGTTGCCAAATGTTTTGAGGTAATTTCAAGTCTGTCTATGTTGAGCCCCATATTGGTctaactaaaaattaatttattgaatGTTAGTCAAATGAGGGATTAGGAGCTGACCATCCCGTGCCGGTACCGCAAGCTTTACTTGATACGATAGGGCACACGCACAAGTTCATTGTCAAAGTCTCAGATCATAATCTAACAGGCAAGACTCAAACCATAACTGTCACAAAGATACTTCCACCAGAAGCTCCACTTGCTATAGCACACTTGGAAGAAGGCACTACTCCAGCAGTGTCCGATGATGTTTTGAAGGGTGTAGGTGATGAATCTGGTCCTTCTACAAGCTTTGAGCATTCCGCTGGTGATAGGGTTAGAAAATCCTCTGAGagtcttgaatcacttgaagcAAAGCGTTCCAAGAGTGGCTAATAAAGCCTCAGCCTATCCTCTTATGCAGTGATTGTGTGTTGCTGCAGTTTAAGTAATGGTCTTATGTGGCTAAT
The window above is part of the Brassica napus cultivar Da-Ae chromosome C8, Da-Ae, whole genome shotgun sequence genome. Proteins encoded here:
- the LOC106430627 gene encoding AT-hook motif nuclear-localized protein 13 isoform X1; the encoded protein is MDSRELHQQQQQQQQHQHPQQQLQPPPGFLMGSYNRNPNAAAAAALMGPTSTSQAIHHRLPFGSLAPHQPQHHQQQQQQQQLHPHQHHQPQPQHQMDQKTLESLGFEGSPSSVAAQQQQPMRFGIEPQAKKKRGRPRKYAADGNIGLALAPTSPASNSYGGGAEGGGGGGGDSGGGGNANSSDPPAKRNRGRPPGSGKKQLDALGGTGGVGFTPHVIEVKTGEDIAMKVVAFTQQGPRAICILSATGAVSTVMLRQANNPNGAVKFEGPYEIISMSGSFLNTESNGTVTKTGSLSVSLARPDGQVVGGCVAGMLVAGSQVQVVVGSFVADGKKQKQSAGRVQNTPEPASAPANMLTFGGVGGGGGQGSPRSQGQQHSSESSEENESNSPLHRGNNNNNNNHHGLFGNSTPQQLHQMPPMQQQMYHHHLWPGHNPQ
- the LOC106430628 gene encoding uncharacterized protein LOC106430628; amino-acid sequence: MTSLLMRAGSMPVQTGFIPSRKASTTISRHNSVESLPSHGGERFSGGKISIDVKATSGLRRVLSESDVIRNERMLKSVVSKPSPANIPEEEDEIRFSDGWGSLIWKESGIPAEEQGVAGGGGSGYSGGKGNGGDGYDGRSKIGDYYREMLKSNPNNSLLLMNYGKFLYEVEKDAERAEEYYGRAILESPGDGEALSMYGKLIWETKRDEKRARGYFDQAVNASPGDCMVMGSYAHFMWEAEDEDDEEDLMVASPAMVSAV
- the LOC106430627 gene encoding AT-hook motif nuclear-localized protein 13 isoform X2; the protein is MDSRELHQQQQQQQQHQHPQQQLQPPPGFLMGSYNRNPNAAAAAALMGPTSTSQAIHHRLPFGSLAPHQPQHHQQQQQQQQLHPHQHHQPQPQHQMDQKTLESLGFEGSPSSVAAQQQQPMRFGIEPQAKKKRGRPRKYAADGNIGLALAPTSPASNSYGGGAEGGGGGGGDSGGGGNANSSDPPAKRNRGRPPGSGGTGGVGFTPHVIEVKTGEDIAMKVVAFTQQGPRAICILSATGAVSTVMLRQANNPNGAVKFEGPYEIISMSGSFLNTESNGTVTKTGSLSVSLARPDGQVVGGCVAGMLVAGSQVQVVVGSFVADGKKQKQSAGRVQNTPEPASAPANMLTFGGVGGGGGQGSPRSQGQQHSSESSEENESNSPLHRGNNNNNNNHHGLFGNSTPQQLHQMPPMQQQMYHHHLWPGHNPQ
- the LOC106404818 gene encoding uncharacterized protein LOC106404818 — encoded protein: MFFRDVSFSPHEAELRFRLIHFWEARNLNTKELIGQEMLLIDEEGTVIQGFITAGRVGMYKLTSGSVYKLSNFFGSRSKVQFRVADHRATISFSWNSDLKVLENHPVPILEDRFRFHRYEEFHANCDRRVDLYDYVGHMKLVNGQTITDHTALDEVDIAEKRHLCVHVQTHDGPVMKLYLWDNAASEFCQKFISYGRTPTVLLVTTVNPKHLGGTLALASMASSRVFMDTDVQPTKDYLA